The genomic DNA GCGTGACTATTAACTATTCTCAGCCCTGCGGGGCCGATGGCAATTGGCAAGCGCCGCAACATTTTGTTTTTCCTTCTCCGGTTTTGGCGGACTGGCTGCAATACCCCGGTTCTTTAACCGCCCGTTTGCGCGAGCACTGTCAGCAGTTCAGCATCAAGGTGTTGTATGAAGGCTTTAGTGAGATTGCTCCACACGAACAATTAGCCCTCGCTTGTGCTGGACCCTATTGGGTGAGGGAAGTCTTATTGTGTTGTGATGGCGTGAATTGGGTATTTGCCCGCAGTATTATTCCGCAAAGCTCTTTAGAAGGCGATGCGGCTGCGGTGAGTCAATTGGCCGATAAGCCCTTGGGTGAGTTATTGTTTACTGGTCAAGGGCAGCGCCAAAGTATCGAGCTATGCCAAATTGCTGCGGCGTCGTCGATTTACCAATATGCCGACTCATCCCAGCCTTTGTGGGGGCGGCGTTCGCGTTTTCTGTTGGCTAACGCACCTTTGTTAGTCGCCGAAATATTTCTACCAGATTGTGCAGCGTATCGAGGAGATCCTGGTGTTGCAGCTAGCTAGTTTTCGTCCTTATTGGCAGTTAATGCGTGCCGACAAACCTATTGGCACTTTATTGCTATTGTGGCCCGCGCTGTGGGCGCTGTGGCTAGCCGCCGAAGGGGTGCCTGATTTGTCGGTGCTGCTGGTATTTGTAATAGGGGTGTTTTTAATGCGTTCGGCCGGTTGTGTGATTAACGATTATGCTGACCGCAAGGTTGATGGGCATGTTAAGCGCACGGCGCAGCGCCCTTTAGCGGCGGGCATAGTGAGCGAGACTCAAGCGCTATCGCTGTTTGCCGCTTTGGTGGTGTTGTCGTTTTTACTGGTATTAACTCAAAACGGTTTAACTATTCAGTTATCGTTTGTGGCCTTGGGTTTGGCCGCACTGTACCCTTTTATGAAACGGGTGACGCATTTACCGCAGTTGTTTTTGGGGCTGGCCTTTAGCTGGTGTATTCCCATGGCTTATGCTGCGCAAACTGGCAGAGTGCCAGCCGAAGCATGGCTATTGGTAGTGATTAACGTGACTTGGACCATCGCTTACGACACTAAATACGCGATGGTGGACCGCGATGACGATCTAAAAATAGGGATTAAGTCTACGGCAATTTTATTTGGCCGTTTCGACAAGTTGATCGTGGGTTTATTGCAGTTAGCATGTTTAGTCTGTTTTGCGGCCATGGCTTATATTAAGCAGTTGGGTCTGCTGTTTGACCTTGCTTTATTAGCGGCTGCCGCACTGTTTGTATATCAGCAGAAGTTAATCAGGTATCGCCAGCGTGAAGCTTGCTTTCAGGCCTTCTTAAACAATAACTATGTGGGCTTGGTGATTTTTGTGGGAATCGCCAGCCATTATGCATGGCTGGCGTGGTCGGCTAGTTAAGATTCTAAATCGAGTAGTGCGATAATCGAGTCGTAAACGCCGTCGGCTAAGAGTGGCGACAGCTGAGCGAATAGCTGCTGCGCTGCGTTACTCTCTTGATAGCCTTGTTCCCGCATCAGCGTCAATAAGTTACTGGTAATGCGTTTGTCGTAGTACTCTGGCGCATCAATGTGATGCATTTGCGCCAAGCGCTGGGCTCCAGCTAGCGCTTGTTTCTCTAGTTGCGCACGCTCTAGGTGTGGGCGATTGGCTAGCAAGGCGGCAACCACTGCATAGCGGTGCAGACTTTCCTGGGCCAGTTGGGCCAGCAATAACAAGCGGCCGCGGCGGTGCTTATCTATTCTAAAGCAATCACCATTTTCACTGATCAGCTTCAAGGCGACAAATTCGGCTAAGTAGCGCTCCACCAATTCGCTAATCTCATCGCTGTTATACCGTAAAAATAGTTCGCCTTTTAGTAAGGGGTAGAGCTGTTCTATGAGTGTTAATAGCTGCTCTCGGCTAATGCTGCGGTGTTGCAGTAAAGCGCTGGCAATAAAGGCAGGCATGATCAGCAGGTGAATGATGTTGTTGCGGTAGAAGTTCATCAAGACTTGTTGTTTTTCATCTAAGCCGATGATCTCACCCAGATAATCACTGTTAGTTTGAAACTTATCTAAGCTCAGTGCTTGGTCGATTAGCGCCTCGGCATCTAAATCTGGCACCGTAACATGCTCACTGTAAGGAACATTTTTAATTAGGCTTAGGCATAAGTCCATTTGCTTGGCGAGCTGTTTTCTGGGCATGGCGCGGTTTTCGGCAGCCAATAAAATACTGGCGCTTAAACACAGACCATTAACGGCGGCAGCGCTGTTAATATTTTCCATCAGTTGGAGCGAAATATCGTTCACAGCGGGCACTAACCAATGAGGTTTACTGCCTTCTTCTATGGGCTCTCGCCAGTCTGGAGCCAGTTGATTTAAGCGGTGGTTGACGTTGATTGGCTCACCGAAATTAACATAGCCGTGGCCAAAGTTACGTAGCTTACGCAGCATGCCAAACAAGGAGAATAAAGACTCTTTATCTTTGGCCTTACCTTTTAGTTCTTTGTAGTAAGTGCCTACTTCCATCACATGCTCGTAGCCAAAATACACAGGCACAATGGTCACTGGGCGCTCTAGGCCGCGCAACATGGCTTGCACGGTCATGGCTAACATGCCGGTTTTTGGGGGCAGTAAGCGACCAGTGCGGCTGCGGCCACCTTCGGTGAAGTATTCCACCGAATAGCCACGGCTGAATAGTTGGCTTAAATACTCTCTAAATACCGTGGAGTAGAGCTTGTTACCCTTGAAGCTACGGCGAATAAAAAAGGCGCCAGAGCGGCGGAAGAATGGACCTGCTGGCCAAAAGTTCAGGTTAACCCCCGCTGCAATATGCGGTGGCACCATGCCTTGGTGATACAAAACATAAGAAAGCAGCAGGTAGTCCATGTGGCTGCGGTGACAGGGGGCGTAAACAATCTCGTGGCCTTCTTGAGCCAATTGTCGAACGCGTTCGGCGTGGTTGACTTCAATCCCTGAATAGATTTTATTCCATACCCAACTTAATAGGGCATCGGCCATACGTAAATTGCGGTAAGAGAAATCGGCAGCTATTTCTTCAAGGTATTTTAAGGCGTTTTGCTTGGCTTGCTCAGGGCTGCTGTTTTTGGCCTTGGCTTCTTCTTGAATGGCTCTGCGAATGGTGGGTGAAGCTAACAGTTGCTCAAACATATGGCGACGGTTAGGCAATTTAGGCCCCGTGGCGATCATTTGCATGCGGCTAAAGTGGATCCGCGCCACACGTGCCAGTTTATGACCAATGCGTTTGTCCGAGCCTTGTCGCTGTGCCATTTCTTTTAAGGATACTGGTTGGCTGAAGCGCACTAGATTTTCGCGGCCTTTAAAAATAACCTGCCAAGTTTTTTTAAGCATGCCTGCAGGACGGGGTTTTTTACCACTGACTAGATCATCAACGCTTTCACGACCGGGGTAGCGGTCCCAAAACAGTTTAACTGGAATGAGTTGGGCGTTATGGCTTTCATCTTTGCGGTGCAAGCTTAATGCGGCAGTAAACTGTTCTACCGTGGCCTCAAGGGTTTCACCATTTTTGTCTGTTAAAAAGGCCACTCGTTGATGGCTCTCTCCGGCGAAAATAGCAGGCTCAAGTGGATCCGGTAGACCTAGTTCTTTACAGGCGAGCTGCAAAGTGAGTACATCGGCGAGCGAATCGCGAGGAATAACATAGAAAACCGCTTGTGATAAATCTAAGTTAAACTCAGCAACCGGATTTTCTGGAACGAATTTGCCACGAATAAAAAAGCCAATTACAGAGCGTAATACAGCCAATATTGGAGTGGGTAATGATAACATCTCAAAGAGCTTATGGTGGTTAATGAATACAGGGCTTAGGGTAGCAGATTTAATCAAATTTGGCTTTGATTTGATGCAAGCTAGCCAGTGTCAAACGCGCTCATATTAAACTATTTAGGCCTTCGCGGGGAAGCTGGTAAAACCAGAGTTCCTAAGATCTACTGCTACTGTTAAAGTACTATTGGTCTCGGCATTAGCTTCGAATAAGAAAAGGAATTCACCATGTCTTGGTTTATTAAACGTGTTTTGTTTTGCGCATTGTGGCTGGTGGCTTCTGCTCAAGCGGCTTTTATTACCAGCAATGAGGCAGAGCTAGATGCGATTTACTCACAAGCAAATTTCGGCGAGCGGCCGATAGACATTCGTATTGGTAGTGCCACCGAGCTGGTTTTTCCTGAGTTGCTGGACATCAGTAGCGATGCTGAGATAAGCCAAATATTCAGCCAGCATGTTGGTCCTGCCAATGTAGTGAATTTTTATTTCGTAGATAGTATTAGTGCCTGTGGAGGACAGATCTCTAGCAGTATTGTGGGCTGTGGTGAATATTTTGGTAACGATTTTGTGGTGGAATCCAGTTACGCGGCGGGCCCCTATGGTGGCGAACTGTTGGCCCACGAACTGGGGCATAATTTAGGTCTGCCTCATCTCTCCGGTGCCTACCTAATGAACCCCTTCTTGAACAAGCAAACACTGATTACTCCCGCTGAAGTCACTAGGATTTTTAATAGTCCCTTAGTGCAAAGTTTAAATGACTACTATTGGATAGACATTAACCCCGTATTGATTGTGGCCGAGGCCAGTCAGGTGAGTGAGCCTGTCACTGTAGGATTGTTTATGTTGGCGCTAGTGATGTTGGCTTGGCGGCATCATCGCCAAGTCGCGGCGAGCACCACCATTATTGTGAGTTAGCTGATTAGTTTTACTTATTAAAGATTTACCCTGCGATTCTATGATGGGTAATGGCAAATTTTTAGTTAAGACATAGAATAAAGACTAGGTCGGGGCACAACCGTAAATGGTTTCGACAAGCAAGCTTAAGATCTTAATCGGTGCCGCAGCCGTATCACTAGGACGTGGCAAGTTGTCTGGTTGTTTGCACGGGCGGTTAAGTTTTTGGGCTGGGCTATAAACCAAGTTCAGCAAGATAATTATTCCACTTCATAGAATTTAATCCTTCGCTTATAGCGTCTTGCTTGTGGTCTATCATAGTAGTGAATCGTCATTTTAGGCGCTGGTATGTTAAAAAAACGGTACTTCTCAGCTAATTCGGTTATTTCGGCTATTACTGCTCTGATCATTACCATGAT from Agarivorans gilvus includes the following:
- the ubiA gene encoding 4-hydroxybenzoate octaprenyltransferase; translation: MRADKPIGTLLLLWPALWALWLAAEGVPDLSVLLVFVIGVFLMRSAGCVINDYADRKVDGHVKRTAQRPLAAGIVSETQALSLFAALVVLSFLLVLTQNGLTIQLSFVALGLAALYPFMKRVTHLPQLFLGLAFSWCIPMAYAAQTGRVPAEAWLLVVINVTWTIAYDTKYAMVDRDDDLKIGIKSTAILFGRFDKLIVGLLQLACLVCFAAMAYIKQLGLLFDLALLAAAALFVYQQKLIRYRQREACFQAFLNNNYVGLVIFVGIASHYAWLAWSAS
- a CDS encoding chorismate--pyruvate lyase family protein; protein product: MTINYSQPCGADGNWQAPQHFVFPSPVLADWLQYPGSLTARLREHCQQFSIKVLYEGFSEIAPHEQLALACAGPYWVREVLLCCDGVNWVFARSIIPQSSLEGDAAAVSQLADKPLGELLFTGQGQRQSIELCQIAAASSIYQYADSSQPLWGRRSRFLLANAPLLVAEIFLPDCAAYRGDPGVAAS
- the plsB gene encoding glycerol-3-phosphate 1-O-acyltransferase PlsB, producing MLSLPTPILAVLRSVIGFFIRGKFVPENPVAEFNLDLSQAVFYVIPRDSLADVLTLQLACKELGLPDPLEPAIFAGESHQRVAFLTDKNGETLEATVEQFTAALSLHRKDESHNAQLIPVKLFWDRYPGRESVDDLVSGKKPRPAGMLKKTWQVIFKGRENLVRFSQPVSLKEMAQRQGSDKRIGHKLARVARIHFSRMQMIATGPKLPNRRHMFEQLLASPTIRRAIQEEAKAKNSSPEQAKQNALKYLEEIAADFSYRNLRMADALLSWVWNKIYSGIEVNHAERVRQLAQEGHEIVYAPCHRSHMDYLLLSYVLYHQGMVPPHIAAGVNLNFWPAGPFFRRSGAFFIRRSFKGNKLYSTVFREYLSQLFSRGYSVEYFTEGGRSRTGRLLPPKTGMLAMTVQAMLRGLERPVTIVPVYFGYEHVMEVGTYYKELKGKAKDKESLFSLFGMLRKLRNFGHGYVNFGEPINVNHRLNQLAPDWREPIEEGSKPHWLVPAVNDISLQLMENINSAAAVNGLCLSASILLAAENRAMPRKQLAKQMDLCLSLIKNVPYSEHVTVPDLDAEALIDQALSLDKFQTNSDYLGEIIGLDEKQQVLMNFYRNNIIHLLIMPAFIASALLQHRSISREQLLTLIEQLYPLLKGELFLRYNSDEISELVERYLAEFVALKLISENGDCFRIDKHRRGRLLLLAQLAQESLHRYAVVAALLANRPHLERAQLEKQALAGAQRLAQMHHIDAPEYYDKRITSNLLTLMREQGYQESNAAQQLFAQLSPLLADGVYDSIIALLDLES